The following are encoded in a window of Podospora pseudoanserina strain CBS 124.78 chromosome 6, whole genome shotgun sequence genomic DNA:
- a CDS encoding hypothetical protein (COG:U; EggNog:ENOG503PB38) — protein sequence MVDRIEDEEIRDDVGERTSLLRQPTLNVSPETLNAAANEEHDGLAASDGDLSPTSTVGSQQSWDNGQWKKNLVLLLGVFLVNSDSAILMAMFRDIASEFEQLSSASWIINAYIIGIIAAQPLYGKLSDIYGRKPLLLFAYICYCVGATIAGAGFSFWGLLLGRSLCGIGNAGITVLISTLIVDLVPMREVAVWRGYVYAINQIGRALGPSLGGIISDSTNWRWALLYHVPLNLAGLIFIWAKMSFPKPTAPDTKAVGRNPTATKETAYAKFKRIDLSGSTSLAIANVSLLLFLDQIEKGPENLVHNAMAMLPMSIWLGFLVVFLLVEAFWAREPIFPLRLLRKRNVVSAYAIQFVFTAAQVALYTSIPLYFRVTMSDTNTTSSLRLLVVTLGTVAGSLISGYVIKRTGLYRLITNIAAILSNLSFLAIFLRWRGVTHWGETLYGFPIGVGFGVSLSAAFIALTSGLESSQVAVATSGFYLSMNIGSLLGVSTASLLIASFVESTLRDKLPDLPDKEQIIRDVLSNFDAIDGLPEKIAGIVLKAYERSFVNVWLFCVVFGVMGLIASFVMREGQLHQSPGASKPKRPERSRSHQGYGAVSESDSESDNA from the exons ATGGTCGATAGGATAGAGGACGAAGAAATTCGAGATGATGTCGGAGAGAGGACCTCTCTGTTGCGCCAGCCTACCCTGAACGTTTCTCCAGAAACGCTGAATGCCGCTGCAAACGAGGAACATGATGGTTTGGCTGCTTCAGATGGGGACCTCTCTCCGACTTCCACAGTAGGATCACAGCAGAGCTGGGACAACGGGCAATGGAAGAAGAACTTGGTGCTTCTGCTTG GCGTCTTTCTCGTCAATTCCGACAGTGCCATCTTGATGGCCATGTTTCGAGACATTGCATCCGAATTCGAACAACTAAGTTCGGCGAGTTGGATCATCAACGCATACATCATTGGCATCATTGCTGCGCAGCCTTTGTACGGAAAGCTGAGTGATATCTATGGACGGAAACCACTTCTCCTGTTTGCATACATCTGCTACTGCGTAGGTGCAACGATAGC AGGCGCTGGCTTCTCGTTTTGGGGTCTATTGCTGGGAAGGTCTCTTTGCGGAATTGGCAATGCCGGCATTACAGTGCTCATCTCAACCCTCATTGTTGACCTGGTGCCCATGCGCGAGGTTGCGGTTTGGCGAGGCTACGTTTATGCCATCAACCAGATCGGCAGAGCTTTGGGTCCTTCCCTTGGCGGCATCATCTCTGATAGCACAAACTGGCGATGGGCTCTTCTGTATCACGTACCTCTCAACCTCGCAGGGCTCATCTTCATTTGGGCAAAGATGTCGTTCCCCAAGCCAACTGCTCCAGACACAAAGGCAGTTGGACGGAATCCGACAGCCACCAAGGAGACTGCCTACGCCAAGTTCAAACGGATTGATCTCTCAGGATCAACCAGTTTGGCCATTGCCAATGTGTCTTTGCTCCTATTTCTTGACCAAATCGAAAAGGGCCCTGAAAACCTGGTCCACAACGCCATGGCCATGCTGCCAATGTCGATTTGGTTGGGATTCTTGGTAGTCTTTCTCTTGGTGGAAGCCTTTTGGGCAAGAGAACCAATCTTCCCTCTGAGGTTGCTGCGGAAGCGGAATGTTGTATCAGCCTACGCGATCCAGTTCGTTTTTACAGCTGCTCAAGTAGCGCTTTACACATCCATCCCGCTCTACTTCCGCGTGACAATGAgcgacaccaacaccacgtCCTCCCTCCGACTGCTTGTCGTGACATTGGGCACCGTTGCTGGAAGTCTCATCAGCGGCTATGTCATTAAACGGACCGGGCTATACcgtctcatcaccaacattgCGGCTATCCTGTCTAACCTCAGCTTTCTGGCCATCTTTTTGAGATGGCGGGGGGTGACGCACTGGGGGGAGACTCTCTATGGGTTCCCCATTGgtgttggctttggtgtcTCCCTGTCGGCAGCGTTCATTGCGCTCACATCAGGGCTCGAGTCAAGCCAGGTAGCGGTGGCTACTTCCGGGTTCTACCTCAGCATGAACATCGGGAGCCTGCTGGGTGTCAGCACTGCTTCCCTTCTCATTGCCTCTTTCGTGGAAAGCACACTGAGAGACAAGTTGCCTGACCTGCCAGACAAGGAGCAGATCATCAGAGATGTGCTCTCCAACTTTGACGCCATTGATGGGTTGCCAGAGAAGATTGCGGGTATTGTGCTCAAGGCCTATGAGAGGAGCTTTGTTAATGTTTGGT TATTCTgcgtggtgtttggtgtcaTGGGGCTGATCGCCAGCTttgtgatgagggaggggcagcTTCATCAGTCGCCGGGTGCGTCCAAGCCCAAGAGACCAGAACGGAGTCGAAGTCATCAAGGCTATGGTGCTGTCTCGGAGTCGGATAGTGAGAGCGATAACGCGTGA